In the genome of Deinococcus deserti VCD115, one region contains:
- the rpsQ gene encoding 30S ribosomal protein S17, producing MKKTFTGVVVSDKADKTVSVKVERRFAHPLYGKVVTRSHKYAAHDENNEFKIGDRVEILAVRPISKTKTWKVTKLIERPRGIETTAVETEGGNA from the coding sequence ATGAAGAAGACCTTCACCGGCGTCGTCGTGAGCGACAAGGCCGACAAGACCGTCAGTGTCAAGGTGGAGCGCCGCTTCGCTCACCCCCTGTACGGCAAGGTCGTGACCCGCAGCCACAAGTACGCGGCCCACGACGAGAACAACGAGTTCAAGATCGGTGACCGCGTCGAGATCCTGGCCGTGCGTCCTATCAGCAAGACCAAGACCTGGAAGGTCACCAAGCTGATCGAGCGTCCCCGCGGCATTGAGACCACCGCCGTGGAAACTGAAGGGGGTAACGCATGA
- the rpmC gene encoding 50S ribosomal protein L29, whose product MKPSDMRQLKAEDFQKEIDSRKKELMELRFQAAMGNLAQPHRVTQLRREVAQLNTIRGEQRAGEQK is encoded by the coding sequence ATGAAGCCCAGTGACATGCGTCAACTCAAGGCCGAAGACTTCCAGAAGGAAATCGACAGCCGCAAGAAAGAACTGATGGAGCTGCGCTTCCAGGCTGCCATGGGAAACCTGGCCCAGCCGCACCGCGTCACGCAACTCCGCCGCGAAGTCGCGCAGCTCAATACCATCCGTGGTGAGCAGCGCGCGGGAGAGCAGAAATGA
- a CDS encoding type Z 30S ribosomal protein S14 has translation MANTSKVVKAARGHKFAVQNYSRCSRCGRARGYYRFFGMCRICIREMAHKGELPGVKKSSW, from the coding sequence ATGGCGAACACCTCGAAAGTTGTCAAGGCGGCGCGCGGGCATAAATTTGCCGTGCAGAACTATAGCCGCTGCTCCCGCTGTGGCCGCGCACGCGGTTACTACCGTTTCTTCGGCATGTGCCGCATCTGCATCCGCGAGATGGCACACAAGGGCGAACTGCCCGGCGTGAAGAAGAGCAGCTGGTAA
- the rplP gene encoding 50S ribosomal protein L16, producing MLLPKRTKYRKQHRGRMTGDAKGGDYVAFGDYGLIALEPAWIRSNQIEACRIVMSRHFRRGGKIYIRIFPDKPVTKKPAETRMGKGKGAVEFWVSVVKPGRVMFEVAGVTEEQAKEAFRLAGHKLPIQTKMVKREVYDEAQ from the coding sequence ATGCTTCTTCCGAAGCGCACCAAGTACCGTAAGCAGCACCGTGGCCGCATGACCGGCGACGCCAAGGGCGGCGATTACGTGGCCTTCGGCGACTACGGCCTGATTGCTCTGGAGCCAGCCTGGATCCGCAGCAACCAGATCGAAGCCTGCCGTATCGTCATGAGCCGTCACTTCCGCCGCGGCGGTAAGATCTACATCCGCATCTTCCCTGACAAGCCGGTGACCAAGAAGCCCGCTGAAACCCGAATGGGTAAGGGTAAGGGCGCCGTGGAATTCTGGGTGAGCGTCGTCAAGCCTGGCCGCGTGATGTTCGAAGTTGCTGGCGTGACCGAGGAACAGGCCAAGGAAGCCTTCCGCCTGGCCGGCCACAAGCTCCCCATCCAGACCAAGATGGTCAAGCGCGAGGTCTACGATGAAGCCCAGTGA
- the tuf gene encoding elongation factor Tu, which translates to MAKGTFERTKPHVNVGTIGHVDHGKTTLTAAITFTAAAMDPTIETLAYDQIDKAPEEKARGITINTSHVEYNTPTRHYSHVDCPGHADYVKNMITGAAQMDGAILVVSSADGPMPQTREHILLARQVGVPYIVVFMNKVDMVDDEELLELVEMEVRELLSKYEFPGDDLPVIKGSALQALEALQGNPKTARGENKWVDNIWELLDAVDSYIPTPERDLDKTFLMPVEDVFTITGRGTVATGRVERGIVKIQDEVEIIGLRDTKKTTVTGVEMHRKLLDSGMAGDNVGVLLRGVARDDVERGQVLAKPGSIKPHTKFEASVYILSKDEGGRHSAFFGGYRPQFYFRTTDVTGIVELAEGVEMVMPGDNVTFTVELIKPIAMEEGLRFAIREGGRTVGAGVVSKVLE; encoded by the coding sequence ATGGCAAAGGGAACGTTTGAGCGCACGAAGCCCCACGTGAACGTGGGGACGATTGGACACGTCGACCACGGGAAGACCACGCTGACGGCAGCGATCACCTTCACGGCGGCCGCGATGGACCCGACCATCGAAACGCTGGCCTACGACCAGATCGACAAGGCGCCTGAAGAGAAGGCCCGTGGCATCACCATCAACACCAGCCACGTGGAATACAACACGCCGACCCGTCACTACAGCCACGTGGACTGCCCCGGCCACGCTGACTACGTCAAGAACATGATCACCGGCGCCGCGCAGATGGACGGCGCGATCCTGGTGGTCTCCAGCGCCGACGGCCCCATGCCCCAGACCCGCGAGCACATCCTGCTCGCCCGTCAGGTTGGCGTGCCGTACATCGTGGTGTTCATGAACAAGGTCGACATGGTCGACGACGAAGAACTGCTCGAGCTGGTCGAAATGGAAGTGCGCGAACTGCTGAGCAAGTACGAGTTCCCCGGCGACGACCTGCCGGTGATCAAGGGCAGCGCGCTGCAGGCCCTCGAAGCCCTGCAGGGTAACCCCAAGACCGCCCGCGGCGAGAACAAGTGGGTCGACAACATCTGGGAACTGCTCGACGCCGTCGACAGCTACATCCCTACCCCCGAGCGTGACCTGGACAAGACCTTCCTGATGCCCGTCGAAGACGTGTTCACCATTACCGGTCGTGGCACCGTGGCTACCGGCCGTGTGGAGCGTGGCATCGTCAAGATCCAGGACGAAGTCGAAATCATCGGCCTGCGCGACACCAAGAAAACCACCGTGACCGGCGTGGAAATGCACCGCAAGCTGCTCGACAGCGGTATGGCCGGCGACAACGTGGGCGTGCTGCTGCGTGGTGTGGCCCGTGATGACGTCGAGCGTGGCCAGGTGCTGGCCAAGCCCGGCTCCATCAAGCCCCACACCAAGTTCGAAGCCAGCGTCTACATCCTGTCCAAGGATGAAGGTGGCCGTCACAGCGCCTTCTTCGGTGGCTACCGCCCCCAGTTCTACTTCCGCACCACCGACGTGACCGGTATCGTGGAACTCGCTGAAGGCGTCGAAATGGTCATGCCTGGTGACAACGTCACCTTCACCGTGGAACTGATCAAGCCCATCGCCATGGAAGAAGGTCTGCGCTTCGCGATCCGCGAAGGTGGCCGTACCGTCGGCGCTGGCGTCGTCTCCAAGGTCCTGGAGTAA
- the rplV gene encoding 50S ribosomal protein L22 has translation MTAPTPEFRNKKQRKQQVKLRTPGKAIAKYVRMSPRKVRLVVDVIRGKSVSDAEAILRFLPKSASEPVAKVLNSAKHNALHNDEMLEDRLVITAAYVDAGPTLKRLIPRARGSANILKKRTSHITIIVGERNDTRGGKR, from the coding sequence ATGACCGCCCCCACGCCTGAATTCCGCAACAAGAAGCAGCGCAAGCAGCAGGTCAAGCTGCGCACGCCTGGCAAGGCCATCGCCAAGTACGTGCGTATGAGCCCCCGCAAGGTGCGCCTGGTCGTGGACGTCATCCGCGGCAAGAGCGTCAGCGACGCCGAAGCGATCCTGCGCTTCCTGCCCAAGAGCGCGTCCGAGCCCGTCGCCAAGGTGCTGAACAGCGCCAAGCACAACGCGCTGCACAACGACGAGATGCTCGAAGACCGCCTGGTCATCACCGCCGCCTACGTGGACGCTGGTCCGACCCTCAAGCGTCTGATCCCCCGGGCCCGTGGCAGCGCCAACATCCTCAAGAAGCGCACCAGCCACATCACCATCATCGTTGGCGAGCGCAATGACACCCGTGGGGGCAAACGCTAA
- the rplX gene encoding 50S ribosomal protein L24 — MHVKKGDTVVVLSGKHKGKTGKVLLALPRDQKVIVEGVNLVTKHVKPSASNPQGGIEQREGALHASKVSIVDPETGKATRIRKQIVDGKKVRVAVASGKVID, encoded by the coding sequence CTGCACGTCAAGAAGGGCGACACTGTTGTCGTTCTGAGCGGCAAGCACAAAGGCAAGACAGGCAAGGTCCTGCTCGCGCTGCCCCGTGACCAGAAGGTCATCGTGGAAGGCGTGAACCTGGTCACCAAGCACGTCAAGCCCAGTGCCAGCAACCCCCAGGGCGGCATCGAGCAGCGTGAAGGCGCGCTGCACGCCAGCAAGGTGTCTATCGTGGACCCCGAGACCGGCAAGGCCACCCGCATCCGCAAGCAGATCGTTGACGGCAAGAAAGTGCGCGTCGCGGTCGCCAGCGGCAAAGTCATCGACTGA
- the rplC gene encoding 50S ribosomal protein L3, producing the protein MKGILGTKVGMTQIWKGDRAVPVTVVLAGPCPVVQRKTSVSDGYEAVQIGFAPKSEKRVNRPAAGHFKKYGVSPVRFLREFRNFNPDGDTVSVDIFAEGEKIDATGTSKGKGFQGVMKRWNFKGGPASHGSKKWHRRPGSIGQRKTPGRVYKGKRMAGHMGMDRITVQNLEVVEVRADENLILVKGAIPGANGGLVVLRQAAKGGK; encoded by the coding sequence ATGAAGGGCATCCTCGGCACCAAAGTCGGCATGACCCAGATCTGGAAGGGCGACCGCGCCGTTCCCGTGACGGTTGTGCTGGCGGGTCCCTGCCCTGTCGTGCAGCGCAAGACCTCCGTGAGCGACGGCTACGAGGCGGTGCAGATCGGCTTCGCGCCCAAGAGCGAGAAGCGCGTGAACCGTCCTGCTGCCGGGCACTTCAAGAAGTACGGCGTTTCGCCCGTGCGTTTCCTGCGCGAGTTCCGTAACTTCAACCCCGACGGCGACACCGTCAGCGTGGACATCTTCGCCGAAGGCGAGAAGATCGACGCAACCGGTACCAGCAAGGGTAAGGGCTTCCAGGGCGTTATGAAGCGCTGGAACTTTAAGGGTGGTCCCGCGAGCCACGGCTCCAAGAAGTGGCACCGCCGCCCCGGTTCGATCGGCCAGCGCAAGACGCCCGGCCGCGTGTACAAGGGCAAGCGCATGGCCGGCCACATGGGCATGGACCGCATTACCGTCCAGAACCTGGAAGTGGTGGAAGTTCGCGCCGACGAGAATCTGATTCTCGTCAAGGGAGCCATTCCCGGCGCCAACGGTGGTCTTGTCGTGCTGCGTCAGGCTGCCAAGGGAGGCAAGTAA
- the rplE gene encoding 50S ribosomal protein L5, producing MQTLKTKYNEQVRPALMQQFGYSSVMAVPRIEKIVINEGLGSSKEDSKAIDKAARELGLITLQKPIITKAKKSISNFKLRQGMPVGVKVTLRNERMYVFLEKLINIGLPRIRDFRGINPNAFDGRGNYNLGIKEQLIFPEITYDMVDKVRGMDITIVTTAKTDEEARALLQAMGLPFRK from the coding sequence ATGCAGACCCTCAAGACCAAGTACAACGAGCAGGTGCGTCCCGCGCTGATGCAGCAGTTTGGCTACTCCAGCGTGATGGCCGTGCCCCGCATCGAAAAGATCGTGATCAACGAAGGCCTCGGCAGCAGCAAGGAAGACAGCAAGGCCATCGACAAGGCCGCCCGTGAACTGGGCCTGATCACCCTGCAGAAGCCAATCATCACCAAGGCCAAGAAGAGCATCAGCAACTTCAAGCTGCGCCAGGGCATGCCCGTGGGCGTCAAGGTCACGCTGCGCAACGAGCGCATGTACGTGTTCCTGGAGAAGCTGATCAACATCGGTCTGCCCCGTATCCGTGACTTCCGTGGGATCAACCCCAATGCCTTTGACGGCCGTGGCAACTACAACCTCGGTATCAAAGAGCAGCTGATCTTTCCGGAGATCACCTATGATATGGTCGATAAGGTGCGTGGTATGGACATCACCATCGTGACCACCGCGAAAACCGACGAGGAAGCCCGCGCGCTGCTCCAGGCGATGGGACTCCCCTTCCGCAAGTAA
- the rplN gene encoding 50S ribosomal protein L14 has translation MIMPQSRLDVADNSGAREIMCIRVLNSGIGGKGLTTGGGGNKRYAHVGDIIVASVKDAAPRGAVKAGDVVKAVVVRTSHAIKRADGSTIRFDKNAAVIINNQGEPRGTRVFGPVARELRDRRFMKIVSLAPEVL, from the coding sequence ATGATCATGCCTCAATCCCGCCTGGACGTCGCGGACAACAGCGGCGCCCGCGAGATCATGTGCATCCGCGTGCTCAACAGCGGCATCGGCGGCAAGGGCCTGACCACGGGTGGCGGCGGTAACAAGCGCTACGCCCATGTGGGTGACATCATCGTGGCCAGCGTCAAGGACGCCGCTCCGCGCGGCGCCGTGAAGGCCGGTGACGTGGTCAAGGCTGTGGTCGTTCGCACCAGTCACGCCATCAAGCGCGCCGACGGCAGCACCATCCGGTTCGACAAGAACGCCGCCGTCATCATCAACAACCAGGGCGAGCCCCGCGGTACCCGCGTCTTCGGGCCGGTGGCCCGCGAACTGCGTGACCGCCGCTTCATGAAGATCGTGTCCCTGGCCCCGGAGGTGCTGTAA
- the rpsH gene encoding 30S ribosomal protein S8, whose protein sequence is MLSDPIADMLTRIRNATRTHKETVDVPASNFKEQLANLLVAEGYVAGVERTRLDGQPADVLRLTLKYGAKREQVIKHIERISRPGRRAYVSAENLPRIQRGMGVAVVSTSKGLLPDREARKLGVGGEVICVLW, encoded by the coding sequence ATGCTGAGTGATCCTATCGCCGACATGCTCACGCGCATCCGCAACGCGACGCGCACCCACAAGGAAACCGTGGATGTCCCGGCTTCCAACTTCAAAGAGCAGCTCGCCAACCTGCTCGTGGCCGAAGGCTACGTGGCTGGCGTCGAGCGCACCCGCCTCGATGGCCAGCCGGCCGACGTGCTGCGCCTGACGCTGAAGTACGGCGCCAAGCGTGAGCAGGTCATCAAGCACATCGAGCGCATCAGCCGTCCCGGCCGCCGCGCTTACGTGAGCGCTGAAAACCTGCCCCGCATCCAGCGCGGCATGGGCGTTGCGGTGGTCTCCACCAGCAAAGGCCTGCTGCCTGACCGCGAAGCCCGCAAGCTGGGCGTCGGCGGCGAAGTTATCTGCGTTCTCTGGTAA
- the rpsJ gene encoding 30S ribosomal protein S10, with amino-acid sequence MVAPKIRIKLRGFDHKALDQSASKIVDTVRRTGADVSGPVPLPTRIRRFCVLRSPFKYKDAREHFEIRTHNRLVDIMNPTKKTIDSLMTLDLPTGVDIEIKTVGGRA; translated from the coding sequence ATGGTTGCCCCGAAGATTCGTATCAAACTGCGTGGCTTTGACCACAAGGCCCTGGACCAGTCCGCGAGCAAGATCGTGGACACGGTCCGGCGCACCGGGGCGGACGTGAGCGGTCCTGTGCCGCTCCCCACCCGCATCCGCCGCTTCTGCGTGCTGCGTAGCCCCTTTAAGTACAAGGATGCCCGCGAGCACTTTGAGATCCGCACCCACAACCGTCTGGTGGACATCATGAACCCCACCAAAAAGACGATCGATAGCCTGATGACCCTCGATCTGCCCACCGGTGTAGACATCGAGATCAAGACGGTGGGAGGCCGCGCATGA
- the rplB gene encoding 50S ribosomal protein L2, producing MAVKKYRPYTPSRRQMTTADFSGLTKKRPEKALTEALPKTGGRNNRGRITSRFIGGGHKRLYRIIDFKRRDKSGVSARVAAIEYDPNRSARIALLHFADGEKRYILAPEGLQVGATINTGPEAEPKLGNALPLRFIPVGAVVHALELVPGKGAQLARSAGTSVQVQGKESEYVIVRLPSGELRRIHTECYATIGAVGNAEHKNINLGKAGRSRWLGRKPHQRGSAMNPVDHPHGGGEGRTGAGRQPVSPWGQLAKGLKTRRKRKNSDRFIVTRRGGK from the coding sequence ATGGCCGTCAAGAAATACCGTCCCTATACCCCCAGCCGTCGCCAGATGACGACTGCGGACTTCAGCGGACTGACCAAGAAGCGCCCCGAGAAGGCCCTGACCGAAGCGCTCCCCAAGACTGGTGGACGTAACAACCGCGGCCGCATCACCAGCCGCTTTATCGGCGGCGGGCACAAGCGCCTGTACCGCATCATCGACTTCAAGCGCCGTGACAAGAGTGGCGTCAGCGCCCGCGTGGCCGCGATCGAGTACGATCCCAACCGCAGCGCCCGCATCGCTCTGCTGCACTTCGCTGACGGTGAGAAGCGCTACATCCTCGCTCCCGAAGGCCTGCAGGTCGGCGCCACCATCAACACCGGCCCTGAAGCCGAACCCAAACTCGGCAACGCGCTGCCCCTGCGCTTTATCCCCGTGGGTGCAGTTGTGCACGCGCTGGAACTGGTTCCCGGCAAGGGCGCCCAGCTTGCCCGCAGCGCTGGCACCAGCGTGCAGGTTCAGGGTAAGGAAAGCGAGTACGTCATCGTGCGCCTGCCCAGCGGCGAACTGCGCCGTATCCACACCGAGTGTTACGCGACCATCGGCGCGGTAGGCAATGCCGAGCACAAGAACATCAACCTCGGTAAAGCCGGACGCAGCCGTTGGCTCGGCCGCAAGCCCCATCAGCGCGGTAGCGCCATGAACCCCGTGGATCACCCCCACGGCGGTGGTGAAGGCCGTACCGGCGCAGGCCGTCAGCCTGTCAGCCCCTGGGGCCAGTTGGCCAAGGGCCTGAAGACCCGCCGCAAGCGCAAGAACAGCGACCGTTTCATCGTCACCCGCCGCGGCGGGAAGTAA
- the rpsC gene encoding 30S ribosomal protein S3 gives MGNKINPNGFRLGITRGWNSRWYAGKKQYAGLLKEDEKIRKLVDKKLSAAGIARVEIERAGQQVNVIISAAKPGIVIGKGGDSIKQLRADIEKLVSAGTVAVNVAEIPNPNISAPLVALRIAEQIERRFAFRRAMKQAAQRVMESGARGVKVVLSGRLGGAEQARRETVREGRVPLHTLRADIDYGTALARTTYGILGIKVMVFTGEVIGGRTETIARPQRRNDERRPEGGDRANRRRPTARRRAGGE, from the coding sequence ATGGGCAACAAGATCAACCCGAACGGCTTCCGCCTGGGCATCACCCGTGGCTGGAACAGCCGCTGGTACGCCGGCAAGAAGCAGTACGCCGGCCTGCTCAAGGAAGACGAGAAGATCCGCAAGCTCGTGGACAAAAAACTGTCCGCCGCCGGCATCGCCCGTGTGGAAATCGAGCGCGCTGGCCAGCAGGTCAACGTGATCATCTCCGCCGCCAAGCCTGGCATCGTGATCGGTAAGGGCGGCGACAGCATCAAGCAGCTGCGCGCCGATATCGAGAAACTCGTCAGCGCCGGCACCGTCGCTGTGAATGTTGCCGAGATTCCCAACCCCAACATCAGCGCGCCCCTGGTGGCCCTGCGTATCGCCGAGCAGATCGAGCGCCGTTTCGCGTTCCGCCGCGCTATGAAGCAGGCTGCGCAGCGCGTGATGGAATCCGGCGCCCGTGGCGTCAAGGTTGTGCTGAGCGGCCGTCTGGGTGGCGCCGAGCAGGCCCGCCGCGAGACCGTCCGTGAAGGCCGTGTGCCCCTGCACACCCTGCGCGCCGACATCGACTACGGCACCGCACTGGCCCGCACCACCTACGGCATCCTGGGTATCAAAGTGATGGTCTTTACCGGTGAAGTTATCGGTGGCCGCACCGAGACCATCGCCCGTCCCCAGCGCCGCAACGACGAACGCCGTCCCGAAGGTGGCGACCGCGCCAACCGCCGTCGCCCCACCGCGCGCCGCCGCGCCGGAGGTGAATGA
- the rpsS gene encoding 30S ribosomal protein S19, whose product MPRSLKKGPFVDDHLLKKVDAQNERKDKRVIKTWSRRSTIVPEMIGHTIAVHNGKQHVPVFVNEQMIGHKLGEFSPTRSYRGHGADKNAKGSKKK is encoded by the coding sequence ATGCCCCGCAGCCTCAAGAAAGGCCCGTTCGTGGATGATCACCTCCTGAAAAAGGTTGACGCCCAGAACGAGCGCAAAGACAAGCGCGTCATCAAGACGTGGAGCCGCCGCAGCACCATCGTGCCGGAAATGATCGGTCATACCATCGCTGTGCACAACGGCAAGCAGCACGTGCCGGTGTTCGTCAACGAGCAGATGATCGGCCATAAGCTCGGCGAATTTTCCCCCACCCGCAGCTACCGCGGGCACGGTGCGGATAAGAACGCCAAGGGGAGCAAGAAGAAATGA
- the rplF gene encoding 50S ribosomal protein L6, with the protein MSRIGKQPIAVPSGVTVNTQSGVFKVKGPKGELTVPFNPDLTIREDNGQLLVERPSDRQEHRALHGLTRTLVANAVKGVSDGFVINLELRGVGYRAKLNGKALELTIGYSHPVVIDPPAGVTFAVPEPTKIDVSGIDKQLVGQVAANVREVRKPDAYHGKGVRFVGQQIALKAGKAGATGGKGKK; encoded by the coding sequence ATGTCCCGCATCGGTAAACAACCCATCGCCGTGCCAAGCGGCGTGACCGTGAACACCCAGAGCGGCGTGTTCAAGGTCAAGGGGCCCAAAGGCGAACTGACCGTTCCCTTCAACCCCGACCTGACCATCCGTGAAGACAACGGCCAGCTGCTGGTCGAACGTCCCAGCGACCGCCAGGAGCACCGCGCTCTGCACGGCCTGACCCGTACCCTGGTGGCCAACGCCGTCAAGGGCGTGAGTGACGGCTTCGTTATCAACCTGGAACTGCGGGGCGTCGGTTACCGTGCCAAGCTCAACGGCAAGGCTCTGGAACTGACCATCGGTTACAGCCACCCCGTGGTGATCGATCCGCCCGCCGGCGTGACCTTCGCCGTGCCTGAACCCACCAAGATCGACGTGAGCGGCATCGACAAGCAGCTCGTCGGCCAGGTGGCCGCCAACGTCCGCGAAGTCCGCAAGCCTGACGCCTACCACGGCAAGGGTGTGCGCTTCGTTGGTCAGCAGATCGCCCTGAAGGCCGGTAAGGCCGGCGCCACGGGCGGGAAAGGGAAGAAATAA
- the rplD gene encoding 50S ribosomal protein L4 codes for MAQINVIGKNGGRTIDLELPEVNAAILHDVVTWQLASRRRGTASTKTRAQVSKSGKKMYSQKGTGNARHGDRGVPTFVGGGVAFGPKPRSYGYTLPRKVRQLGLAMALADRQDGGKLIAVDGFDLDGKTKSFVSWAAQNGLDGSERVLIVTDDAQTRQSARNVAWATVLPVAGLNAYDILRHDRLVIDAVALEPAQEEVEQ; via the coding sequence ATGGCGCAGATCAACGTCATCGGCAAGAACGGGGGGCGCACCATCGACCTCGAACTGCCGGAAGTGAACGCGGCCATCCTGCACGACGTGGTGACCTGGCAGCTTGCCAGCCGCCGCCGTGGCACGGCCAGCACCAAGACTCGCGCGCAGGTCAGCAAGTCCGGTAAGAAGATGTACAGCCAGAAAGGCACCGGTAACGCCCGTCACGGCGACCGCGGCGTTCCCACCTTCGTGGGCGGCGGCGTGGCCTTCGGGCCCAAGCCCCGCAGCTACGGCTACACCCTGCCCCGCAAGGTTCGTCAGCTGGGCCTGGCGATGGCTCTGGCCGACCGTCAGGACGGCGGCAAGCTGATCGCTGTCGACGGCTTTGACCTCGACGGCAAGACCAAGAGCTTTGTCTCGTGGGCCGCGCAGAACGGCCTGGACGGCAGCGAGCGCGTGCTGATCGTCACCGACGACGCCCAGACCCGCCAGAGCGCCCGCAACGTAGCCTGGGCGACTGTGCTGCCTGTCGCTGGCCTCAACGCCTACGACATCCTGCGTCATGACCGCCTGGTGATCGACGCTGTGGCCCTCGAGCCCGCGCAGGAAGAGGTGGAGCAATGA
- a CDS encoding 50S ribosomal protein L23, with protein sequence MSHYDIIHKPVISEKAYAGMERGVYSFWVSPNATKTDIKSAIQKAFDVTVVGISTMNVRGKRKRVGRFIGQRADRKKAIVRLAEGQTIAALEGQA encoded by the coding sequence ATGAGCCACTACGACATCATCCACAAGCCCGTGATCAGTGAGAAGGCCTACGCCGGCATGGAACGCGGCGTGTACTCCTTCTGGGTCAGCCCGAACGCAACCAAGACGGACATCAAGAGCGCCATTCAGAAGGCGTTTGACGTAACCGTCGTGGGCATCAGCACCATGAATGTCCGTGGCAAGCGCAAGCGCGTGGGCCGTTTCATCGGACAGCGTGCAGATCGCAAGAAGGCCATCGTGCGCCTCGCCGAGGGCCAGACCATTGCTGCCCTCGAGGGCCAGGCCTAA